The following coding sequences are from one Cenarchaeum symbiosum A window:
- a CDS encoding helicase (COG1203), whose product MQSPPKISHTQQSGFQLVFRHLPIDGIIHVYRILESSGHPIRGFGRGILFYQYVPRIFSLGTKPALIPKELLTTRSHHPHGLWHYPAAQGACLCDRARKGIRVHDAGKWQAHRRTRVSHVGTVSRSGSLPESRENEPGGGLGMPDFASFFTTATKHPRGPFPYQEKLAYTSFGEIPDTLILPAGSGRTEAAVLSLWLWRIYCREPGIPRRLVYCLPSGALVEQIASRARGWLWNLKWNKKVDVRYFMGGSEGYASNIDLAKPCIMIGTQDILLSGALNHMYGQRAGIFPVAAAMLNNDSIWIMDEAQTMGAGLGTSLQLDTFRRICGTFGPSKSVWISAIAGALGTIDNPGKNRAVFRPGEEDLRGELGRRVNAARTIRRIDLPTRDGMYTEADAKKMLGLREGGSMAIILNTIDRAQRLYSMVKKSVTGRTWCVLVHPGFRPGDRAKLSHEIQGIGEDADGVVISTQALETGVDLSVRTIVAELAPWPSMVKRIGRCRGDGKAAAYWIDLDSNSYQPYGPGDGQAYDRMDRSREVLEGMEGSAVSGTRLAEVPAYNAIYGAISREQLEELFDTTQDILGSPVDVSRHTGDGDPGALVFWSDAERRAKWNDLCGMNLEELRGFVSEHASLCSYWNPKSMSWGEIGAGDVYPGIIVRIEPAAGGYTQELGLWTGYDGPVKEAVLPARLDRQDGRDVTLRDHTRNIADAAGEILSGLGVDAEYSGAVRTAAQWHDVGKMHYIFQEYLRPNLASGIDEIWAKSGRKERDKTREERRSYGRRGFKHEVASALAFMNSHDGPEHDLVAYLIMSHHGLVRLEMHPKDDGMVSGIVDGEPLCERAYAVHDNVMIPAGLVLDASAYGAGGRRPWRERTAALLKRHGPFRLSYLETVLRKADWAASAKDDER is encoded by the coding sequence ATGCAGAGTCCCCCTAAGATATCCCACACGCAACAGAGTGGATTTCAACTGGTATTCCGTCACCTCCCCATAGACGGTATAATCCATGTATATCGTATTCTCGAAAGCTCGGGACACCCTATTCGGGGGTTCGGGCGAGGTATATTATTCTATCAGTATGTCCCGCGTATATTTAGCTTAGGTACGAAACCGGCCCTTATACCGAAAGAACTATTGACTACAAGATCTCATCACCCACATGGTCTATGGCATTACCCTGCTGCGCAGGGAGCTTGCCTGTGCGACAGAGCAAGAAAAGGGATACGAGTACATGATGCAGGAAAATGGCAAGCGCACCGTCGAACTCGAGTCAGCCATGTCGGTACAGTCAGCAGATCTGGCAGCCTCCCGGAAAGCCGAGAAAATGAACCGGGAGGGGGCCTAGGGATGCCTGACTTTGCCAGCTTTTTCACAACCGCCACAAAGCATCCCCGCGGGCCGTTCCCGTACCAGGAAAAGCTCGCATACACAAGCTTCGGCGAGATCCCCGACACGCTCATACTGCCCGCGGGCTCGGGCAGGACCGAGGCGGCTGTGCTCTCCCTGTGGCTCTGGAGGATATACTGTAGAGAGCCCGGGATACCCCGCAGGCTGGTCTACTGTCTGCCCTCGGGGGCGCTCGTAGAGCAGATCGCATCAAGGGCAAGGGGATGGCTCTGGAACCTCAAATGGAACAAAAAAGTAGACGTCAGGTACTTCATGGGGGGATCCGAGGGGTACGCGAGCAACATCGACCTGGCAAAGCCCTGCATAATGATAGGCACGCAGGATATTCTGCTGTCTGGCGCCCTCAACCACATGTACGGCCAGAGGGCCGGGATATTCCCGGTCGCGGCAGCCATGCTGAACAACGATTCAATATGGATAATGGACGAGGCGCAGACGATGGGGGCGGGGCTGGGAACATCCCTCCAGCTAGATACCTTTAGGCGCATATGCGGCACATTCGGCCCCTCAAAGTCCGTGTGGATCTCTGCAATAGCGGGGGCGCTGGGCACTATAGACAACCCGGGCAAGAACAGGGCGGTATTTCGCCCCGGGGAGGAGGATCTTCGGGGGGAGCTTGGCAGGAGGGTCAATGCAGCAAGGACGATCCGCAGGATCGACCTGCCCACAAGAGACGGCATGTACACAGAGGCCGATGCCAAAAAGATGCTGGGCCTGCGCGAAGGCGGATCCATGGCGATCATACTCAATACAATAGACAGGGCCCAGAGGCTCTACTCTATGGTCAAAAAGAGCGTCACGGGACGCACATGGTGCGTATTGGTGCATCCCGGGTTCAGGCCTGGCGACCGGGCAAAGCTCAGCCATGAGATCCAGGGCATAGGCGAAGATGCCGACGGGGTGGTAATATCCACACAGGCGCTCGAGACAGGCGTCGACCTGTCGGTAAGGACGATAGTGGCGGAGCTTGCCCCGTGGCCCAGCATGGTAAAGAGGATTGGCAGGTGCAGGGGGGACGGGAAGGCTGCCGCATACTGGATTGACCTTGATAGCAACTCGTACCAGCCGTATGGCCCCGGGGACGGCCAAGCATATGACAGGATGGATCGTTCCAGGGAGGTTCTGGAGGGCATGGAGGGAAGCGCCGTATCTGGAACCCGCCTGGCAGAGGTGCCTGCCTATAATGCGATATACGGTGCAATATCCCGGGAACAGCTCGAGGAGCTCTTTGATACTACACAGGACATACTGGGGAGCCCTGTGGACGTGTCGAGGCATACAGGGGACGGCGATCCGGGCGCCCTTGTATTCTGGAGTGATGCAGAGCGCCGGGCAAAATGGAACGATCTGTGCGGTATGAATCTAGAGGAGCTGCGCGGGTTTGTCTCAGAGCATGCAAGCCTGTGCAGCTACTGGAATCCAAAGAGCATGAGCTGGGGGGAGATAGGCGCAGGCGATGTCTATCCCGGCATTATAGTGAGGATAGAGCCTGCCGCAGGGGGATACACACAGGAGCTGGGACTCTGGACCGGATATGACGGCCCTGTAAAAGAGGCAGTCCTCCCGGCCCGCTTGGACAGGCAGGATGGGCGGGATGTCACACTGCGGGATCATACCCGGAATATCGCGGATGCAGCAGGCGAGATCCTCTCCGGGCTGGGTGTGGATGCAGAATACTCTGGCGCCGTCCGCACGGCAGCCCAGTGGCATGACGTGGGCAAGATGCATTACATATTCCAAGAATATCTGAGGCCGAACCTGGCTAGCGGGATAGATGAAATATGGGCAAAGAGCGGCCGCAAAGAGCGCGACAAGACCCGGGAGGAGCGTAGAAGTTATGGGCGCCGCGGGTTCAAGCATGAAGTGGCGAGCGCCCTTGCGTTCATGAACAGCCATGACGGGCCTGAGCACGACCTTGTGGCATACCTGATAATGAGCCACCACGGGCTGGTCAGGCTCGAAATGCACCCCAAAGATGATGGAATGGTGTCGGGGATAGTCGACGGCGAGCCGCTCTGCGAGAGGGCATATGCAGTGCATGATAACGTGATGATACCGGCGGGCCTGGTGCTTGATGCGTCGGCATATGGGGCAGGGGGGAGGCGTCCGTGGCGTGAGAGGACTGCGGCCCTGTTAAAGAGGCACGGCCCGTTCCGGCTATCGTATCTCGAGACTGTCTTGCGCAAGGCGGACTGGGCGGCAAGCGCCAAGGATGACGAGCGGTGA
- a CDS encoding superfamily II DNA/RNA helicase, SNF2 family (COG0553), with product MKWIEGKLYRNAKSGAIFEDPRGRLDGHILFYKGEIKDGMGKVAGERLFSYYVDLSVAVTPVDPSIVWDLAKPVGQYTGYIEDHERMQEKVLGKVVTSMAEYQTVLLDERRRQCEIKRKYGLKSLERLITDLDNSITDIEQQWWLKNKPERVLRNKREKKKKYEHAKSNLKEQIEKEQQLTISTPEFFGIIRIKPSRVADIPEDTVGSPESEKAGMEIAMMHEKNAGRNPVDVSKENLDFDIKSSDNEGKTRYIEVKTSYGIGDVVLTTNEWFRARMLKDDYYLYVVWNAGRSSSKLVAIKNPATSLSAEKKGHALYLIDQDQIKKMCS from the coding sequence ATGAAATGGATTGAGGGAAAATTATATCGGAATGCCAAATCCGGAGCCATATTCGAGGATCCACGGGGGAGGCTTGACGGTCACATATTGTTCTACAAGGGAGAGATCAAGGACGGTATGGGGAAGGTGGCTGGAGAAAGACTGTTTTCATACTATGTTGATTTGTCTGTGGCCGTCACGCCGGTAGATCCGTCCATAGTGTGGGATCTTGCAAAACCGGTTGGACAGTATACTGGGTATATAGAGGACCATGAAAGAATGCAGGAGAAGGTCCTGGGTAAAGTCGTTACGTCAATGGCAGAGTATCAAACAGTTTTGCTGGATGAGAGGAGAAGGCAATGTGAGATCAAGCGGAAATACGGACTCAAATCTCTCGAAAGGCTGATAACTGATCTTGATAATTCCATAACGGACATAGAGCAACAGTGGTGGCTGAAAAATAAACCCGAGAGAGTATTGCGAAACAAGCGGGAAAAGAAGAAGAAATACGAGCACGCTAAATCTAACTTGAAAGAACAGATAGAAAAGGAACAGCAATTGACGATAAGCACCCCTGAATTTTTTGGGATAATAAGGATCAAGCCTAGCAGGGTTGCGGACATTCCCGAAGATACTGTGGGCAGCCCTGAATCAGAAAAGGCCGGTATGGAGATTGCAATGATGCATGAAAAAAATGCAGGGAGGAATCCCGTTGACGTGTCAAAGGAGAATCTGGACTTTGATATAAAATCGTCAGATAATGAGGGTAAGACCAGATACATAGAGGTAAAGACGAGCTATGGGATTGGGGATGTGGTACTTACCACCAATGAGTGGTTTAGAGCCCGGATGTTAAAGGATGACTATTATCTTTATGTGGTCTGGAATGCAGGTAGGTCAAGTTCCAAACTTGTAGCCATAAAGAATCCTGCCACTAGTCTATCTGCAGAGAAGAAGGGGCATGCCCTATATCTAATAGATCAAGATCAGATAAAGAAAATGTGCAGCTAG
- a CDS encoding bacterial-type DNA primase (COG0358), translating into MSGAQRFKNTICMHYTVHGKVSEYQVESTVLSVIWDEYVSDGTIFNQTLRVLKNMGYISSVKVDVESNDKDTIGSVIIHVGSNLDCGLMSSKIKRLGWVHKFPAKFKTGYVGPTSKFSNYMTSHMLNRATANSALASDGGADLGKLKHGRTAYQEKWIILVEGAADVAHLARIEYQNTMEIGGARLDDRALDLARTKEKVVAFMDGDDKGADNLRRLRSILNIDEGLLADRGVEVEELGLDRIMDLLKPAVKRIKKEMRDGSRKSRTDAHTAEI; encoded by the coding sequence ATGTCCGGGGCCCAACGTTTCAAAAACACAATATGCATGCATTATACCGTCCATGGGAAGGTATCGGAATACCAGGTGGAATCCACAGTATTGAGCGTGATATGGGATGAGTATGTTTCTGACGGCACGATATTCAATCAGACTTTGCGTGTCTTGAAAAATATGGGATACATCAGCAGCGTAAAAGTCGATGTGGAATCGAATGACAAAGATACCATCGGCAGCGTCATCATACATGTGGGATCAAACCTTGACTGCGGCCTCATGTCAAGCAAGATTAAAAGGCTCGGATGGGTGCACAAGTTTCCTGCCAAGTTTAAAACCGGGTATGTGGGACCTACCAGCAAATTCTCAAACTATATGACATCCCACATGCTCAACAGGGCGACGGCCAACAGCGCCCTGGCAAGCGATGGAGGGGCAGATTTGGGGAAACTAAAGCACGGCAGGACCGCCTATCAGGAAAAGTGGATAATACTGGTTGAGGGGGCCGCAGACGTGGCACACCTGGCACGGATAGAGTATCAGAACACGATGGAGATAGGCGGCGCAAGGCTTGATGACAGGGCGCTGGATCTTGCCAGGACCAAGGAGAAGGTTGTTGCCTTTATGGACGGCGACGACAAAGGCGCGGACAACCTCCGGAGGCTCAGGAGCATTCTAAACATTGACGAGGGCCTGCTGGCTGACAGGGGAGTGGAGGTGGAGGAACTGGGCCTGGACAGGATAATGGACCTGCTCAAACCGGCAGTAAAGAGGATAAAAAAAGAGATGCGGGATGGCAGCCGGAAATCCCGCACGGATGCTCATACTGCAGAGATCTAG
- a CDS encoding bacterial-type DNA primase (COG0358), translating into MPNSKESVGTITIQLGSDIDHTSIEYYIEEIERVDKFIAKFNTIYSGSTSNLRHQKKLYLSNKARAKQKLTSGGMVNLEGLVHGKNIDRTRWIILVEGAADVGRLSQLGYQNTLEVGGARLDDRALAFARTKEKIIAFMDGDEEGIDNLRRLRNTIKIDEPLLADKGIEVENLPLNRIREILEPASKKMSRELL; encoded by the coding sequence GTGCCGAACAGCAAAGAAAGCGTCGGCACTATAACCATACAGCTTGGATCCGACATTGATCATACTAGCATAGAATATTATATCGAAGAAATCGAACGGGTGGATAAGTTTATCGCCAAATTTAATACCATATACTCGGGATCAACTAGCAATTTACGACACCAAAAAAAGTTGTACTTGTCCAACAAGGCAAGGGCCAAACAGAAGCTCACAAGTGGAGGCATGGTGAATCTGGAGGGGCTCGTGCACGGCAAGAATATAGACCGGACAAGATGGATCATACTGGTGGAAGGGGCCGCAGACGTGGGGCGATTGTCCCAACTAGGATATCAGAACACGCTTGAAGTGGGTGGCGCAAGACTTGACGACCGTGCACTGGCTTTTGCCAGAACCAAGGAGAAGATTATCGCATTCATGGACGGCGATGAAGAAGGCATAGACAACCTCCGGAGACTCAGAAACACTATAAAAATTGACGAACCGTTGCTGGCCGACAAGGGCATCGAGGTAGAGAATCTGCCCTTGAATAGAATACGCGAGATACTCGAGCCAGCATCGAAAAAGATGTCAAGAGAACTGCTATAG
- a CDS encoding superfamily II DNA/RNA helicase, SNF2 family (COG0553): MIISGPYWPEPVRVNKVEMVGLNVRLVGAYTDTGIHVDQILHTSAFDSITDSHSVIDFSANPWHVFLALEARRYRFASMYDPLLGMSASLVDPLPHQIEAVYERVLKMHRIRFLLAHDPGAGKTIMAGLIIKELKMRNIINRILIVVPRHLEYQWSKELIEKFEERFVVVNRSYINNQFENAWLKENQIITSLDFAKQDDIIESLESANFDLIVVDEAHKMSAELYGNTISKTNRYRLGESLSEITEHFLFLTATPHKGSPANFRFLLNLLEPGFFANEDIVKESILNQDNPLFLRRMKEDMKDFDGKPLFVSRSVKTPDIKFAGKELELYNKLSTYMREQHDKAQSIQNRQRINTGFGIVIFQRRLASSAYALQKSLERRKKRLEGQRETVIRIGSELEEMSKINDEQSEEEEQRKEILRERLNVEDRVELEKEIMDMDVLIGLTRDLINEESEIKLTSLRDTMFRLKKDHPEKKILVFTAYRDTLDYLVKKVRXXXXXXQLITIQNPATHLSAERREQVRYVIAQSQIKDINS; the protein is encoded by the coding sequence ATGATAATTTCCGGGCCTTACTGGCCTGAACCGGTCCGTGTAAACAAGGTAGAGATGGTAGGACTCAATGTTAGGCTGGTAGGAGCGTATACAGACACAGGAATACATGTAGACCAGATACTCCACACATCTGCTTTTGACAGTATAACCGACAGTCATAGCGTAATAGATTTTTCAGCCAATCCATGGCATGTTTTCCTTGCTTTGGAGGCCAGAAGATACAGATTTGCATCTATGTATGACCCATTATTGGGCATGAGCGCATCCCTTGTGGATCCACTTCCACACCAGATAGAAGCTGTGTATGAACGTGTACTGAAAATGCACCGGATAAGATTTCTTTTGGCCCACGATCCGGGTGCTGGAAAGACGATAATGGCGGGACTTATAATCAAAGAGTTGAAGATGAGGAATATCATCAACAGGATACTGATAGTTGTTCCCAGACACCTCGAGTACCAATGGAGCAAAGAATTAATAGAAAAGTTCGAGGAAAGATTTGTCGTTGTGAATAGGAGCTACATTAACAATCAGTTCGAAAATGCATGGTTGAAGGAGAATCAGATAATAACATCACTTGATTTTGCCAAGCAGGATGACATAATCGAGTCCTTAGAATCAGCCAATTTTGACCTGATAGTAGTAGATGAGGCCCACAAAATGAGCGCTGAACTCTATGGAAACACGATATCCAAAACAAATAGGTACAGGCTGGGAGAAAGCCTTTCCGAGATCACGGAACACTTCCTTTTTCTTACAGCCACCCCTCACAAAGGCAGCCCTGCAAATTTCAGATTTCTTTTGAATCTGCTTGAACCGGGTTTTTTTGCCAACGAAGACATCGTAAAGGAATCAATCTTGAATCAAGACAACCCACTGTTTCTCAGAAGGATGAAAGAGGATATGAAAGACTTTGATGGAAAACCATTATTTGTGAGCAGGAGTGTCAAGACGCCTGATATCAAATTTGCCGGCAAGGAACTAGAGCTGTACAATAAACTTTCTACATATATGAGGGAGCAGCACGACAAGGCGCAGTCCATACAGAATAGGCAGAGAATAAATACTGGATTTGGTATAGTTATATTTCAACGGCGGCTTGCATCAAGCGCATATGCTCTACAAAAATCACTTGAGCGTAGGAAGAAAAGACTTGAGGGGCAGAGGGAGACGGTGATTAGGATAGGCTCTGAATTGGAAGAAATGTCCAAGATCAATGATGAACAGAGTGAGGAGGAAGAGCAGAGAAAAGAAATATTGAGGGAGCGGTTGAACGTTGAAGACCGTGTCGAACTAGAGAAGGAGATTATGGATATGGACGTGCTTATAGGGCTGACAAGGGATCTGATAAATGAAGAGAGTGAAATAAAGCTTACCAGCCTGAGAGATACAATGTTCCGTCTCAAGAAAGATCATCCAGAAAAAAAGATACTTGTGTTCACCGCATACCGGGACACGCTAGACTATCTTGTGAAAAAGGTGCGGNNNNNNNNNNNNNNNNNNCAGCTTATAACGATACAAAATCCAGCCACTCACCTGTCCGCGGAACGAAGAGAGCAGGTTCGATACGTTATAGCTCAGAGCCAGATAAAGGATATAAACAGTTAG
- a CDS encoding helicase (COG1203) produces MPDFAEFFTTATGHLGGPPPYQERIAGTTFEDIPDTLILPTGSGRTETILSLWLWRIYSKEPGIPRRLVYCLPSGALTEHTAIKVKKWLWNLKLNRKVDIRFLAGGSEGYMSNINLGRECIIVGTQEVLLSGALNHMYGQRPGIWPIASALLNNDSMWVMDEARTMGAGLGTSLQLDAFRRACGTFGPSRSVWISAVKGPLGTKDNPEKNRRVLSIEDPAGDGARIRRIDLPTRDGRYTDTDAKKLLDLRGGGSMAVILNSVDRAQRLYSAVKGVQGQMRCVLVHPRFRADDRARLSREIHGINEDTNVVVISTQALESGTDLSVQTLVTELAPWPAMVNRIGRCRGADSSAYWIDIDGPYRPHNPVYDEMGGSRKVLEEIEGRAVPASTLPVSPGTDDIHGAISLQEVKKLYDTTQDIGGDPVDVSRFVGDDNPEALVFWSREGRRSRWNELCGMELGELRRFVSGHRGMCTCWDSKTMKWAEMGDDDAYPGMIARIEPSAGGYSQEMGLYTGYRGPVGEVFPQARQDRRSGRDVTLREHTQDVVDEADWILSGLGVGAEYSNAVRTAAQWHDVGKMHRIFQEFLGPNVEGTSDEIWAKSGRKEYDKDAKDRRDYERHGFRHEVASAMAFTAVHDGEEHDLAAYLVMSHHGIVRVVLRGPADVPGDMIAGVVHGEALSDRGYSVHEGVTVPAGIILDTSISGKGERRPWSARTSSLLDGHGPFRLSYLESILRKADWAASAKEDLAPDGKR; encoded by the coding sequence ATGCCTGACTTTGCCGAATTTTTCACAACAGCCACGGGGCATCTTGGCGGGCCGCCCCCATATCAGGAAAGAATAGCAGGGACAACATTTGAGGACATACCGGACACGCTGATCCTGCCTACGGGATCAGGCAGGACAGAGACCATCCTCTCCCTGTGGCTCTGGAGGATATACAGCAAAGAGCCGGGGATACCCCGCAGGCTGGTCTACTGTTTACCTTCGGGGGCGCTCACCGAGCATACCGCGATAAAAGTGAAAAAATGGCTCTGGAATTTAAAATTGAACAGAAAGGTCGACATCAGGTTTCTAGCGGGGGGTTCCGAGGGATACATGAGCAATATCAACCTCGGGAGAGAGTGCATTATAGTGGGCACCCAGGAGGTGCTGCTCTCAGGCGCCCTCAACCACATGTACGGCCAGAGGCCCGGGATATGGCCTATCGCATCAGCCCTGCTCAACAACGATTCAATGTGGGTTATGGACGAAGCTAGAACGATGGGGGCGGGTCTTGGCACATCCCTGCAGCTCGATGCCTTTAGGCGTGCATGTGGCACGTTCGGCCCCTCTAGATCCGTGTGGATATCTGCTGTAAAGGGGCCCCTGGGCACAAAAGACAACCCGGAAAAGAACAGGAGAGTACTATCTATCGAAGATCCTGCAGGGGATGGTGCCAGGATCCGCAGGATCGACCTGCCCACAAGGGACGGCAGATACACGGATACCGATGCCAAAAAGCTGCTGGACCTGCGCGGGGGCGGATCCATGGCTGTTATACTCAACAGTGTAGATAGGGCCCAGAGGCTCTACTCGGCGGTCAAAGGCGTACAGGGGCAGATGCGGTGCGTCCTGGTGCATCCCCGGTTCAGGGCAGATGATAGGGCAAGGCTCAGCCGGGAGATCCATGGGATAAACGAGGACACCAACGTGGTGGTAATATCCACCCAGGCGCTCGAATCAGGCACGGATCTATCCGTACAGACGCTGGTGACGGAGCTTGCCCCGTGGCCTGCCATGGTAAATAGGATAGGCAGGTGCAGGGGCGCGGATTCTTCTGCATACTGGATTGACATTGACGGGCCGTACCGGCCGCACAACCCTGTATACGACGAAATGGGCGGCTCCAGAAAGGTACTGGAGGAGATAGAGGGAAGGGCTGTCCCGGCATCTACTCTGCCAGTATCTCCGGGTACAGATGATATACACGGGGCAATATCCCTGCAGGAAGTCAAAAAACTCTATGATACAACGCAGGATATCGGGGGGGATCCCGTGGATGTGTCGAGATTTGTAGGGGATGATAATCCGGAGGCGCTGGTATTCTGGAGCAGGGAGGGGCGCCGGTCTAGATGGAATGAATTGTGCGGCATGGAACTTGGCGAGCTGCGCAGGTTTGTCTCGGGACACAGGGGCATGTGCACCTGCTGGGATTCAAAGACAATGAAATGGGCGGAGATGGGGGATGATGACGCATACCCGGGGATGATAGCAAGGATAGAGCCTTCAGCAGGGGGATACTCGCAGGAGATGGGACTGTACACTGGATACAGGGGCCCCGTAGGGGAGGTCTTCCCGCAGGCCCGCCAGGACAGGAGAAGCGGGAGGGATGTGACACTGAGGGAGCATACCCAGGATGTGGTGGATGAGGCAGACTGGATACTTTCAGGACTTGGGGTCGGTGCAGAGTATTCCAATGCCGTCCGTACGGCCGCCCAGTGGCACGATGTAGGCAAGATGCACAGGATATTCCAAGAGTTCCTGGGGCCGAACGTAGAGGGCACATCAGACGAAATATGGGCAAAGAGCGGCCGCAAGGAATACGACAAGGATGCAAAAGACAGGAGGGACTATGAACGCCACGGGTTCCGGCATGAAGTGGCTAGCGCGATGGCGTTTACGGCCGTACATGACGGAGAGGAGCACGACCTTGCTGCATACCTGGTCATGAGCCACCACGGGATAGTCAGGGTTGTACTGCGCGGGCCCGCGGATGTACCCGGGGATATGATAGCAGGGGTTGTTCACGGGGAGGCTCTATCCGACAGGGGATACTCAGTGCATGAAGGCGTGACGGTTCCTGCGGGCATTATCCTTGATACTTCAATATCGGGCAAAGGGGAGAGGCGCCCGTGGAGCGCCAGGACCTCATCCCTGCTGGATGGGCACGGCCCGTTCCGGCTCTCATACTTGGAGAGCATACTGCGCAAGGCTGACTGGGCGGCAAGCGCCAAGGAGGATCTTGCACCGGATGGAAAACGGTAG